The Panthera leo isolate Ple1 chromosome A3, P.leo_Ple1_pat1.1, whole genome shotgun sequence genome contains the following window.
CTTGAAATAAGGTCAAGTTTTTTGCTCATGACTCGGAAACCACTCCAGGCATAAATGAACTCCAGAATGGGCTGTGCTGTAAACCAGCCTGTGGTGGTGCCGTAGCGCTGCCCCTTCTCGGCGATGAACTTTTCTATTGGCACAGAAGTTCCCCAAATTTTGATTCTCAGGCTATCCACCTTCAAGAAGAGAGAGCTTACATCCTCACTCACTGAtttcacagaatctgaagggagCAAGGAGAGTAGCATAGCTTTACTGTACATGTATATTGCCTTAGACCACCTGCTGTTACGAGACAGTAGATCAGCGTAGTGgtgagcctgcttccaattccgcAGAAAGATGTGGCACCACATGAGTTCCCAGTAACAGAGGTGATGAACCTGCTTCCATTCATTTTGAACAAAAATGCACTCCTCTAATATTAACCGGgcattttcaaaatttcctttcAGCATACTAAAACGTGCCTGAAAAAATTTAAGTATGACACAGTTTGGAAATTTCTGGAGGTAGATTAGGAAGAGATCCTCTACAGCAGAACTGTGACCCTTTTCAGCACCAATAGCTACACAGATGTACGTGTAATAAAAGACTAGAGTCAAAACACTTAAGATATTATTTATATGGGATTTGGATGCACTCTCGTGAAGCAGAGTCAAGCCTACCTCTCTATCACCAGAATATCCAACAATATTGAGTAGTTTAAGTGTCTTTGGTGGCACAAGTGATAATAGCAGATTGAATGCTCCAAGTCCAAATTTTACTCCTTTAACCAGGTGTCTGTAGGTTTTGCTGTGGTTGTTAGGCATCTGTGTCAGTACCTGTTGGCAGTCTTTGTATATTTGGTAACTTAACCCGATGTTGATTGCACATTTAAGGAAACCAAGCATACTGTCATCCTGTATAAATGTGACAGTGGATTTCAGAATCAAACACTCCGCGTAGCAGACTTCAGCATGCAGTTCCTCCTCTTTGATAGTCTCTATTCCCTGTTTACTCACGAGATGAGAAAAATTCATCATCCTAGACTTTCTTCGGAAATTGTTACAGGTTTTCAAAGCTTCCTTTGCAGTAGCCATTCCAGTCTGTATATCCTGTGGATCAAAAGTCAAAACGGCCTTGACAACCATAAGGATATTATAGATTAGAGCATGGTATATGCTGGTTTTCGACCATGGATGAATGAGATTTATGGCATCTGAGAATctgttatttagaaataaatacaatcCAGTTGTGCACTCTTCCAGGGAAGATTTTAGGTTCATGGTTGTGGCCACAGGGATCATTTCATAGGCAACTTCAAACTTTTCCTCGTCACCTTCTGTCTTACTCAGGACACGTGATGTCAAGTCATTccctttatcattttctcttttacttacAGTAACGGACATCTTTGCTTCCCTACTTTGAGACGGGAAATATTTGAAGGGGAGCGATGTGGCTGCAGTGAGGGTAGCTCCTGCTCTCCCGACTGGGCTCACTTCTTCCACGGCCTGAAGTGTCACTGCTACAACCGAGGCAGACAAACTAATAGTGTGGGTGTAGCATTAGGATATTCTCATCTATGCCAgacaaaggtggggggggggggtgtgtgaaGATAATTTATTTACCTAGAAGTAGTACTTCTGAAAAGTTCAAATCATTTGTAATATATAGAAAACATGTGAAGCAAATCATTTGCAAACAAAAAGAGTTCTTTTGTCGATAATacacattttcagaaatgttaatgGAGGAAGGCTCCTTCCCTTTAAAAGAAACATGTTTGACTATAGTTGACACACtccctattttttccccctcGGTTTTATTGAGGTAAAACTGACAAAACTGGAAGATAATTAAAGTATGTAACATGATGGTTTGGGGgaaatgagaacatttttctactctcagcaaatttcactTACACAAAACAGTGTTATCAActtagtcaccatgttatacattagatcctcagaccttattcatcttataactgaaattttgtattgtttttcactaacctctccctatttcacctacccgcccccccccaaactcCTTGTTCTTGATGTTCTCATAAGGGGACTTTTCTGCTAGAGGAATATTCTGGGCTGACTTCTGACTGGGAACAGATAAAAGAACCTGGACCAGTGTTGCTCTATGCCTTCTGAATTCCTCCTTCTGGAATTGGCCTGTTCAAAGTCTGAAACCAAAAACCAGGAAGCCTGTCTTTTCTGCTCTCCAGCTGCGCCTGGGACCAGGTGGGCAAATCTGTTTAATTAGGGGGTAAAGCATCAGCGAGCCCACTTGGCAGCCCATCACGTCTGAAATCACAGTAACGATCAAGTTAATCAAAAAGGTCATGTTTTGGTGTCCTTCTGCCTGACTCCTGCATCTGGATCCCATTGGTTCTGAACTCAGGCAGGAAAAGGGATGTTATTTATTGATCCCTAACAGgccatctcttcctcctccaactCTTGTATTCCCTCTCTAGATGGTTGATACTATCATCCACattagatctctctctctctctctctctctctttttttccccctccaaaacCCTGTCAGATCTACTTGCTGAATGCAGTACCTCTCGTCTTCCAAATGACCCTGGACATTCTTTAACAAGGCTTGTTACTAGCATGGTCAAATGCACAGACTGTGAAGTTAGACTGCTtaggtttgaatcctgattctgccATTTGCTTGGCCTCACTGTGCCTCTTTCCTCACGTGCAAATAGGGAATAATAGTACTTCTACCAAAGAGTGGTTGGCAGGATTAggtaaattaatatatgtaaagcggTCAGGACAGTACCTGGCATACATAGGAAATACTCAATACTCAATATTATTCTATACActtccccccaaccccatagtctggcacatagcaggtgcttgccaaattattttttattttattttgtttttcaaattgttttattttttttttttaattttttttttttcaacgttttttatttatttttgggacagagagagacagagcatgaatgggggaggggcagagagagagggagacacagaatcggaaacaggctccaggctccgagccatcagcccagagcctgacgcggggctcgaactcacggaccgtgagatcgtgacctggctgaagtcggacgcttaaccgactgcgccacccaggcgcccctcaaattgttttaaatgagGTGTGGGATGTAGACTGCTGTGTGTGGGAGTCCCACAGCTTTTGGTGATAGAGGTGGAGTCATCCTCCTATCACTCTTGTGCCTAAAATGTTCTACCTGAAATGTCTTTACCTGTCtgcttgtctattttttaaaaaatgtatgctttatttttttaagtttattttgagagagcgagagagagagagagagggagagagagagagcaaaccccagagcacacacatgcatgcaggggagagacagagaagtagGGAGAGAATCCCTGCACcttcagtgcaaagcccgatgtggggctcaatggtgggccccacatggggctctaatctcaccaagtgtgagatcatgacctgagccagaattaaGACTGAGCCAGTGGCACCTCTGCTtgtctacttaagaaaaaaatttttttaatgtttatttatttttgagagagacagagcatgagtgggggaagggcagagagagagggacacaatatgaagcaggctccaggctcggagctgtcatcacagagcccaatgcagggctcgaactcacaaactgtgagatcatgacttgagccaaagttggatgcttagccaactaagtcccccaggcaccccatctgcttgtctacttttattttttttattttattaaaaaaaaatttttttttaacatttatttatttttgagacagagagagacagagcatgaacgggggagggtcagagagagggagacacagaatccgaaacaggctccaggctctgagctatcagcacagagcccaacgcggggctcgaactcacggaccgtaagatcacgacctgagccaaagtcggccgtttaaccgactgagccacccaggcacccaggtgcccctgcttgtcTACTTTTAAAAGGATCAAtctagtggggtgcctggctggctcagttggtagatcatgcaactcttgatctcagggttgtaaacttgagccctacattgggtgtagagataacttaaaaataaaatcttggggcgcctgggtggctcagtcggctaagcggccgacttcggctcaggtcatgatctcgcggtccgtgggttcgagccccgcgtcgggctctgtgctgacagctcagagcctggagcctgtttcagattctgtgtctccctctctctgaccctcccctgttcatgctctgtctctccctatctcaaaaataaataaaaaaaagttaaaaaaattaaaaaaaaaataaaataaaatcttaaaaaataataaaaaatggatcAATCTAGTGAGAATGGATTAGGGAACAGTAATACTAAGCCAGGAAGATCAGTCAAGTAGGGGGCTTGGGTGGAGAGGCTGAAGGTACAGAGAGGAACAattcaatgaaaagaaagcagagggggATGCACAGAGCACAAGTGCAGGAACGAGTAGCCTTGGATAAGATGAGAATAACCTCTTGCACTAAATACAAGAGACTTCCTTTCTGTCATTCATTCAATACAGACTGAATTGAGCTCCTTCTATAATACCAAGCACTGTTCTtagtgctggggatacagcagtgaacaaaacaaagacctgGCTCCcatggaaaacaataaacaaaggaataaataacATGTCAGCAGTTGATTTTTGCTATAAAGAAGAGCAAACCAGATTAAGACAGAATGAGGAATTTAGAGAGTGATGGGGTGTGAGGTACTTGGTATTTTATGTAGggcagtcagggaaggcctccccAATAACGTCACATTTGAGCAGAGATGTAGATGATGTGAAAGTCTCTTGATCTCTTCTTTCAGTCTAAGATAGTGAACATTCTATGTGTTCCCATGATGTCTTGTGCTTACCTTTATCCTAGCacttgctatatatatatatatatatatatatattttttttttttttttttttaaatatgtcttcttTTTGCATCATGTATATCTATCTTCATCACCAAGTACAATGATTGGCACTCAATCATTAAactaaattagcattaaaaaaattttttttaatgtttatttatttttgagacacagagtgcaaatgggggagggacagagagtgagggagtcacagaatctgaagcaggctccaggctctgagctgtcagcacagagcctgatgtggggctcgaactcacaaactgtgagatcacgacttgggccaaagtcagacacttaaccgactgagccacccaggtgccccaaaattagCATTTGTTGAATGGCTAGGACAGTTTTCAATTTATATACACTAAGACAAATCTAAAACGAAGTAACCATGTAACTGTTAAAACTATGAGACTCAGAAACATGTAACAGTGAATACTACAAAGAATTgctgtcctggggtgcctgggtggctcagtgggttgagtgacttcagttcaggtcatgaccttgtggtccatgggttcaagccctgcgttgggctctgtgctgacagctcagagcctggaacctgcttcagattgtgtgtgtgtctctctctctggccctccctcacttgtgctctctctctcaaaaataaataaacattaaaaaaaaaaaaagaggggcgcctgggtggctcagtcggttaagcttccgacttcggcttgggtcatgatctcgcggtccgtgagttcgagccccgcctcgggctctgggctgatggctcggagcctggagcctgcttccgattctgtgtctccctctgtctctgcccctcccccgttcatgctctgtctctctctgtctcaaaaataaataaacgttaaaaaaaaaattaaaaaaaagaaaaagaattgatatCCTTAACATAGTAAGAGTTCCTAAAactcaactaaaaaaaaacaccccaacagaaaaatcagcaaagggTATAAATGAATTGCCAATTAGCATAATGTTGAATCtcattgtaaataataaaatacaaattaaaaaattatatacccatcttaaaaatgaaatttggcagattaaaaaaattcatccaGTGTTAATGAAGGTGCAGAGAACCAAGTACTTTTGTGGACTTCTTGGTGGGTATATAAATGCTACAACCATTTTGGAGAGCTATTTGGcaacatgttttaaaagctttaatatttttttatactccttttttaaatgtttatttatttattttgaggggaagaggagcagacagagggagagagaatcccaagcaggtcagtgctgtcagtgcagagcccaacatgggactcaaacccatgaactgtgagatcgtaacctgtgccaaaatcgagtcagatgcttaatcgactgagctacccaggcccccccttTTATACTCTTtgacccaacaatttcacttATGGAATTATTCTAAAGAAACTATCAGGGATGtacataaatatctataaaagttATATACActtcaacattatttataatacaaaaagtgaaaataatctaaatttctTACAAGAGAGGATATTGATGAAATGGAATACCGTGCCAATACTATAATGTTGTGGAGTATTTAATGACTTGGCAAGTTGTTTATGGTGTAATGCACTATATTGGttggggttctccagagaaacattaCCAATAccagatatatataaaattatatataaaagaaggaattggctcatacaattctggaggctgagaagtcccaagatttGTAAAAGGCAAACTGAAGCCCAGGAGCCAATGGTATAAATCCTAATCTGAAAGCTGGCAGGCTCAAAATCCAAGGAGAGCTAATTTTTCAGTTAGAGTCATAAGACAGGAAAAGACTGATGTCCTGGCTCAGGCAGTCACATAGGAGAAATTCCTTCTTGctcagccttttgttctattcaggccttcaattgattggatgagacccacccacattTGGGGAGGCAATccgctttactcagtctactgattcaaatgttaatctcatccaaacaccctcacagacacgcCCAGAATAGTGTCTGACCAAATTCTGGGCATCTGTGTGGACCAGTCATgttgacacataaagttaaccatAACATGTACTATTTGCaaaactatataattttttttcaaagaagtgaTATATGCATACGTAAAAATTGAAACTATAAATTCCAGATTATTAATAATGGTGATATCAGAGTGGTGGCATTATGGATAACATTTATCAACATTCAACAATTATCAACTTATCAACATTCAATAATTATCAACAATAATTATCAACTTATCAACATTCAATAaattttgagtacctactatatgatAAAGACTATGCTAGGAACTAGCATACATTGGTTAATGAGGTAGATTTGCGCCCTGCCCTCACAAAATTCATAGCCTGGTATTTGtgctttttcctattttatataatttctataaaCATATTACTTataatcagggggaaaaaagcttgTAATAGTTTTGCATGCTTTATCTCATGTAATTCTCACAATGGTATGAGGTGGGTATTactgtcatttctcttttatgcatggggaaactgagtccaaGTGAAGTTAAGTGGCCTGCCCCAAATCATAGTTGGT
Protein-coding sequences here:
- the LOC122216400 gene encoding tetratricopeptide repeat protein 39B-like, with the protein product MSVTVSKRENDKGNDLTSRVLSKTEGDEEKFEVAYEMIPVATTMNLKSSLEECTTGLYLFLNNRFSDAINLIHPWSKTSIYHALIYNILMVVKAVLTFDPQDIQTGMATAKEALKTCNNFRRKSRMMNFSHLVSKQGIETIKEEELHAEVCYAECLILKSTVTFIQDDSMLGFLKCAINIGLSYQIYKDCQQVLTQMPNNHSKTYRHLVKGVKFGLGAFNLLLSLVPPKTLKLLNIVGYSGDREVGLTLLHESASKSHINNILSVLTLVFYYTYICVAIGAEKGHSSAVEDLFLIYLQKFPNCVILKFFQARFSMLKGNFENARLILEECIFVQNEWKQVHHLCYWELMWCHIFLRNWKQAHHYADLLSRNSRWSKAIYMYSKAMLLSLLPSDSVKSVSEDVSSLFLKVDSLRIKIWGTSVPIEKFIAEKGQRYGTTTGWFTAQPILEFIYAWSGFRVMSKKLDLISSWLSIIDKGEDLLRKNPNTEYGTDDISLLNLLKGLCLKHLGRYSMAECYFNRVLQKEKLLKYDHYLVPYTYYELGILYYLKGDYDSATKNLDNIKNYKDYSMEARLQFRAHIALEQIAKEK